The Thiohalobacter sp. genome window below encodes:
- a CDS encoding GatB/YqeY domain-containing protein, whose translation MTLKARIQEDMKAAMRAGDKVRLGTIRLIIAAIKQREVDERIELDDAQVVATLDRMVKQRRESIDQYRKAGREELAEKEQAEIEVIRTYLPEPLSESEINALIDEAIAATGASSIKDMGKVMGQLKPKLAGRADMGKVSGQVKARLSE comes from the coding sequence ATGACACTCAAGGCCCGTATCCAGGAGGATATGAAGGCCGCCATGCGCGCCGGCGACAAGGTGCGCCTGGGCACCATCCGGCTGATCATCGCCGCCATCAAGCAACGCGAGGTCGACGAGCGCATCGAGCTCGACGACGCGCAAGTGGTGGCCACCCTGGACAGGATGGTCAAGCAGCGCCGCGAGTCCATCGACCAGTACCGCAAGGCCGGGCGCGAAGAACTGGCGGAAAAGGAACAGGCCGAGATCGAGGTCATCCGGACCTATCTCCCGGAACCGCTCAGCGAGTCCGAAATCAACGCCCTGATCGACGAAGCCATTGCGGCAACGGGCGCCTCCAGCATCAAGGACATGGGCAAGGTCATGGGCCAGCTCAAGCCGAAGCTCGCCGGCCGCGCCGACATGGGCAAGGTCAGCGGCCAGGTCAAGGCCCGACTCTCGGAATAG
- the dnaG gene encoding DNA primase — MAGRIPQQFIDDLLGRVDIVEVIEARVPLKKSGREFSACCPFHNEKTPSFTVSPTKQFYHCFGCGAHGNAIGFLMEYDHLAFVEAVEELARLAGVEVPREALAAAPEAHGGLYEIQAEAARWFQRQLREHPQRERAVDYLRRRGLSGEIARDFGLGYAPPGWENLVAALGTTEAARRLLADSGLAIRRDDGSLYDRFRDRILFPIHDRRGRVIGFGGRVLGDEKPKYLNSPESPVFHKGRELYGLFEARRRTRKLESLLVVEGYMDVVALAQFGISHAVATLGTAATREHLEQLFRVVPDVIFCFDGDRAGRAAAWRALENALPVMRDGRQARFLFLPEGEDPDSLVRREGSDAFLARTEAATPFSEYFYEHLREEADIRTSEGQARLVERARPLLARLPEGVFHDLMVQRLAEQVDMEVGHLTRLLQREPAADNTAPASRRPRRPAEGSRRPVRSAIHLLLHHPELAGGIEPPPELSAIELPGVPLLRELLELLRREPHLRNVGSLMEHFRGHPAEAALWKLASRPPETPAGVDLREELRGLLRLMVTAWQDARWHLLQDKLARDGRLTDDELVEWKELMGRRPHQSGAPPQP, encoded by the coding sequence ATGGCCGGCCGTATTCCGCAGCAGTTCATCGACGACCTTCTCGGGCGCGTCGACATCGTCGAGGTCATCGAGGCGCGGGTGCCGCTGAAGAAAAGCGGCCGCGAATTCAGCGCCTGCTGCCCCTTTCACAACGAAAAGACCCCCTCCTTCACCGTCAGCCCGACCAAGCAGTTCTATCACTGCTTCGGCTGCGGCGCGCATGGCAACGCCATCGGTTTCCTGATGGAATACGACCACCTCGCCTTCGTCGAGGCGGTGGAGGAACTGGCACGGCTGGCCGGGGTCGAGGTCCCGCGCGAGGCACTGGCGGCGGCGCCCGAGGCCCATGGCGGCCTGTACGAGATCCAGGCCGAGGCCGCGCGCTGGTTCCAGCGCCAGCTCCGCGAGCACCCGCAACGGGAACGTGCGGTGGACTACCTGCGCCGGCGCGGCCTGTCCGGCGAGATCGCCCGCGACTTCGGGCTGGGCTATGCGCCGCCGGGCTGGGAGAACCTGGTCGCGGCGCTGGGCACCACGGAGGCCGCGCGCCGACTGCTGGCCGACAGCGGCCTGGCCATCCGCCGCGACGACGGCAGCCTCTACGACCGCTTCCGCGACCGCATCCTGTTTCCCATCCACGACCGCCGCGGCCGCGTGATCGGCTTCGGCGGCCGGGTGCTGGGTGACGAGAAGCCGAAATACCTCAACTCGCCCGAATCCCCCGTGTTCCACAAGGGCCGCGAGCTGTACGGCCTGTTCGAGGCGCGCCGCCGCACCCGCAAGCTGGAATCGCTGCTGGTGGTCGAGGGCTACATGGACGTGGTGGCGCTGGCCCAGTTCGGCATCAGCCATGCCGTGGCGACGCTGGGCACCGCCGCGACCCGCGAACATCTGGAACAACTGTTCCGGGTGGTGCCGGACGTCATCTTCTGCTTCGACGGCGACCGCGCCGGCCGCGCCGCCGCCTGGCGCGCGCTGGAGAACGCCCTGCCGGTCATGCGCGACGGCCGCCAGGCCCGCTTCCTGTTTCTGCCCGAGGGCGAGGACCCGGACAGCCTGGTGCGCCGCGAGGGAAGTGACGCCTTTCTCGCCCGCACCGAGGCGGCGACCCCCTTTTCCGAATATTTCTATGAACATTTGCGGGAAGAGGCCGATATCCGTACCAGCGAGGGTCAGGCGCGGCTGGTGGAGCGCGCGCGGCCCCTGCTCGCCCGGCTGCCCGAGGGCGTATTCCACGACCTGATGGTGCAGCGCCTGGCCGAGCAGGTGGACATGGAGGTCGGACACCTGACGCGACTGCTGCAGCGCGAGCCAGCCGCGGACAATACCGCACCGGCATCGCGGCGACCGCGACGCCCCGCCGAAGGCTCGCGGCGCCCGGTGCGCAGTGCCATCCACCTGCTGCTGCACCACCCGGAGCTGGCCGGCGGGATCGAGCCGCCGCCGGAACTGTCCGCGATCGAACTGCCGGGGGTGCCGCTGCTGCGGGAACTGCTTGAACTTCTGCGCCGCGAGCCGCATCTAAGGAACGTCGGCAGCCTGATGGAGCACTTCCGCGGACACCCGGCCGAAGCGGCCCTGTGGAAGCTTGCCAGCCGCCCGCCGGAGACGCCGGCCGGGGTTGATCTCAGGGAAGAACTGCGCGGCCTGCTCCGTCTCATGGTGACGGCGTGGCAGGATGCGCGCTGGCACCTGCTCCAGGACAAACTGGCCCGGGATGGCCGCCTGACCGACGACGAACTTGTTGAATGGAAAGAACTCATGGGCAGGCGCCCCCACCAGTCGGGCGCCCCGCCGCAACCCTGA
- a CDS encoding class I SAM-dependent methyltransferase yields MGRPWDIPPDWPPPPPEALAVSERLVDALRAEMAEAGGDIPFSRFMERALYAPGLGYYSAGSRKFGAEGDFVTAPEVSDLFSLCLARTVADLLDALDGGDVIELGAGSGRMAAVLLRALERAGRLPARYRILEPSAALCERQRQALALEVPDLLARVEWMAGPPDEPCEAAVVGNEVLDALPVECLRWRDGGIEQAGVGWDGEGFALSWRPAQGDWVATVAAIAREQGWPEGYRTEWCAMLPAWLRTIAAPVARGAFLFIDYGHPRREYFHPQRSGGTLMCHYRHRAHPDPLLLPGLQDITAHVDFTALAEAGEAAGLAPAACVTQAQLLMDAGIDTCFAEAQTGDPVQDLALAQQVKTLMLPGEMGERFQAMLLLRGELPLPRGFRSGDLRWRL; encoded by the coding sequence GTGGGCCGCCCCTGGGACATCCCGCCGGACTGGCCGCCGCCTCCGCCGGAGGCCCTGGCCGTCAGCGAGCGGCTGGTGGACGCCTTGCGCGCCGAGATGGCCGAGGCGGGCGGCGACATCCCCTTTTCGCGTTTCATGGAGCGTGCCCTGTATGCGCCGGGGCTCGGTTACTACAGCGCCGGCAGTCGCAAGTTCGGCGCCGAGGGCGACTTCGTTACCGCTCCCGAGGTGTCCGACCTGTTCTCCCTGTGTCTTGCCCGCACGGTGGCCGACCTGCTCGATGCGCTCGATGGCGGCGATGTCATCGAACTGGGCGCCGGCAGCGGGCGCATGGCCGCCGTGCTGCTGCGCGCACTGGAACGCGCCGGCCGCCTGCCGGCCCGCTATCGCATCCTCGAACCCAGCGCCGCGCTGTGCGAGCGCCAGCGCCAGGCACTGGCGCTGGAGGTGCCCGATCTGCTGGCGCGGGTGGAATGGATGGCGGGCCCGCCCGACGAGCCCTGCGAGGCCGCGGTCGTCGGCAACGAGGTACTGGATGCCTTGCCGGTGGAGTGCCTGCGCTGGCGTGACGGAGGGATCGAGCAGGCAGGTGTGGGCTGGGACGGCGAAGGCTTTGCACTGTCCTGGCGGCCGGCACAGGGTGACTGGGTGGCGACGGTGGCCGCCATTGCCCGCGAGCAGGGCTGGCCGGAGGGCTACCGGACCGAATGGTGCGCCATGCTGCCGGCCTGGCTGCGGACCATCGCCGCACCGGTCGCGCGCGGTGCCTTCCTCTTCATCGATTACGGCCATCCGCGCCGCGAGTATTTCCATCCCCAGCGCAGCGGCGGCACGCTCATGTGTCACTACCGCCATCGCGCTCATCCCGATCCGCTGCTGCTGCCGGGGCTGCAGGACATCACGGCCCATGTCGACTTCACTGCCCTGGCCGAGGCCGGGGAGGCCGCTGGCCTGGCACCCGCCGCCTGCGTGACCCAGGCGCAGTTGCTCATGGATGCCGGCATCGATACCTGTTTCGCCGAGGCGCAGACGGGTGATCCGGTGCAGGATCTGGCACTCGCCCAGCAGGTCAAGACCCTGATGCTGCCCGGCGAAATGGGCGAACGATTCCAGGCCATGCTGCTCCTGCGGGGCGAACTGCCGCTGCCGCGCGGCTTTCGCAGTGGCGATCTGCGTTGGCGGTTGTGA
- a CDS encoding undecaprenyl-diphosphate phosphatase, translated as MDLLHIIVLALLQGLTEFLPISSSAHLILVPQLLGWPDQGLAFDVAVHVGTLAAVVFYFRAELRRMLGDWLASLAGRGLTAEARLAWAVGFGTIPVGLAGLLFKDFIETALRSPLVIAATTIGFGLLLGWSDRIGRRARDEHAIGWRDVLVIGVAQALALIPGTSRSGATMTAGLLMGLTREAAARFSFLLSIPVILLAGLLEARELVGSAAPVDWRALIIGAGVSAVSAYLCIHFFLKLLARIGFMPFVIYRLLLGAVLLVIFL; from the coding sequence ATGGACCTCCTGCACATCATCGTCCTCGCCCTGTTGCAGGGCCTGACCGAATTTCTGCCCATCTCCAGCTCGGCGCACCTGATCCTGGTGCCGCAGCTGCTGGGCTGGCCGGATCAGGGTCTGGCCTTCGACGTGGCGGTGCATGTGGGCACGCTGGCAGCGGTGGTCTTCTACTTCCGTGCCGAGCTGCGACGGATGCTCGGCGACTGGCTGGCCTCGCTGGCCGGACGCGGGCTGACGGCGGAGGCGCGCCTGGCCTGGGCGGTGGGCTTCGGTACCATCCCGGTCGGGCTCGCAGGGCTGCTGTTCAAGGACTTCATCGAGACCGCGCTGCGTTCGCCGCTGGTCATCGCGGCCACCACCATCGGCTTTGGCCTGCTGCTGGGCTGGTCGGACCGCATCGGCCGGCGCGCGCGTGACGAACACGCCATCGGCTGGCGCGACGTGCTGGTGATCGGCGTCGCCCAGGCGCTGGCCCTGATCCCGGGGACCTCGCGTTCCGGCGCCACCATGACCGCCGGCCTGCTGATGGGCCTGACCCGCGAGGCGGCGGCACGCTTTTCCTTCCTGCTGTCGATTCCGGTGATCCTGCTCGCCGGCCTGCTGGAGGCGCGCGAGCTGGTCGGCAGCGCTGCACCCGTCGACTGGCGGGCGCTGATCATCGGCGCCGGCGTGTCGGCCGTCAGTGCCTATCTCTGCATTCACTTCTTCCTGAAACTGCTGGCACGCATCGGCTTCATGCCCTTTGTGATCTATCGCCTGCTGCTGGGCGCGGTGCTGCTGGTGATCTTTCTCTGA
- the rpsU gene encoding 30S ribosomal protein S21: MPSVRVKENEPFEVALRRFKRSCEKAGILSEVRRREYYEKPTQERKRKRAAAIKRHMKKVSREAARRQRPY, translated from the coding sequence ATGCCCAGCGTACGCGTCAAGGAAAACGAGCCCTTCGAAGTCGCCCTGCGCCGCTTCAAGCGCTCCTGCGAAAAGGCCGGCATCCTCTCCGAGGTCCGCCGCCGCGAGTACTACGAAAAGCCCACCCAGGAACGCAAGCGCAAGCGCGCCGCGGCCATCAAGCGTCACATGAAGAAGGTGTCGCGCGAGGCTGCCCGTCGTCAGCGCCCCTACTGA
- the rpoD gene encoding RNA polymerase sigma factor RpoD: MNQDQQSQLKLLIAKGKEQGFLTYAEVNDHLPDDIVDPEQIEDIINMINDMGISVHEETPDADTLLLSGSGVPDEDAAEEAAAALASVDSEFGRTTDPVRMYMREMGTVELLTREGEIEIAKRIEDGLRQVLSAISVYPGSIATLLEEYAKVEAGDMRLSDLIVGFIDPSELDDDSIPTPPQPAQAASDDEDDDDSETVVDTGPDPEEAKARFEELRKLHKKLLAAKSEKSIARLRKDLSERFMELKLVPRVVDALTGQLRDVVDRIRGHERAILDICVNRAQMPRKTFIASFPDNETNLDWVDEQIKSGQKFAKGLEAHRDEIRRAQTKLLAIEKEAGLSISEIKDINRRMSIGEAKARRAKKEMVEANLRLVISIAKKYTNRGLQFLDLIQEGNIGLMKAVDKFEYRRGYKFSTYATWWIRQAITRSIADQARTIRIPVHMIETINKLNRISRQMLQEMGREPTPEELAERMAMPEDKVRKVLKIAKEPISMETPIGDDEDSHLGDFIEDTSILSPVDAAAMEGLREATQDVLSGLTPREAKVLRMRFGIDMNTDHTLEEVGKQFDVTRERIRQIEAKALRKLRHPSRSEQLRSFLEIENS, encoded by the coding sequence ATGAACCAGGACCAGCAGTCACAGCTCAAACTCCTGATCGCCAAGGGCAAGGAACAGGGTTTCCTGACCTATGCCGAGGTCAACGATCACCTGCCCGATGACATCGTCGATCCCGAACAGATCGAAGATATCATCAACATGATCAACGACATGGGTATCTCCGTGCACGAGGAGACGCCCGACGCGGACACGCTGCTGCTGAGCGGTTCCGGTGTCCCCGACGAGGATGCCGCCGAGGAGGCCGCCGCCGCGTTGGCCAGCGTCGACAGCGAGTTCGGCCGCACCACCGATCCGGTGCGCATGTACATGCGCGAGATGGGCACCGTGGAGCTGCTTACCCGCGAGGGCGAGATCGAGATCGCCAAGCGCATCGAGGACGGCCTGCGCCAGGTGCTGTCGGCGATCTCCGTCTACCCCGGCTCCATTGCCACCCTGCTCGAAGAATATGCCAAGGTCGAGGCCGGCGACATGCGCCTGTCCGACCTCATTGTCGGCTTCATCGATCCCAGCGAACTCGATGACGACAGCATTCCCACGCCGCCGCAGCCGGCCCAGGCCGCCAGCGACGACGAGGATGACGACGACAGCGAGACCGTGGTCGACACCGGCCCCGATCCCGAGGAGGCAAAGGCCCGCTTCGAGGAACTGCGCAAGCTGCACAAGAAGCTGCTGGCAGCGAAGTCGGAGAAGTCCATTGCCAGACTGCGCAAGGACCTGTCCGAACGTTTCATGGAACTCAAGCTGGTGCCGCGAGTGGTGGACGCGCTCACGGGACAGCTGCGCGATGTGGTCGACCGCATCCGTGGCCACGAGCGCGCCATCCTGGACATTTGCGTCAACCGCGCCCAGATGCCGCGCAAGACCTTCATCGCCAGCTTCCCGGACAACGAAACCAATCTCGACTGGGTCGACGAGCAGATCAAGAGCGGCCAGAAGTTCGCCAAGGGGCTGGAGGCGCACCGTGATGAAATACGCCGCGCCCAGACCAAGCTGCTGGCCATCGAGAAGGAAGCCGGCCTGAGCATCAGCGAGATCAAGGACATCAACCGCCGCATGTCCATCGGCGAGGCCAAGGCCCGGCGCGCCAAGAAGGAGATGGTCGAGGCCAACCTGCGCCTGGTGATCTCCATCGCCAAGAAGTACACCAACCGCGGCCTGCAGTTCCTGGACCTGATCCAGGAGGGCAACATCGGCCTGATGAAGGCGGTCGACAAGTTCGAATACCGTCGCGGCTACAAGTTCTCGACCTATGCCACCTGGTGGATCCGGCAGGCCATCACCCGCTCCATCGCGGACCAGGCCCGCACCATCCGCATCCCGGTACACATGATCGAGACCATCAACAAGCTCAACCGCATCTCGCGGCAGATGCTGCAGGAGATGGGCCGGGAACCCACCCCCGAGGAGCTGGCCGAGCGCATGGCCATGCCCGAGGACAAGGTGCGCAAGGTGCTCAAGATCGCCAAGGAGCCGATCTCCATGGAGACGCCCATCGGCGACGACGAGGATTCGCACCTGGGCGACTTCATCGAGGACACCAGCATCCTGTCCCCGGTGGACGCCGCCGCCATGGAGGGTCTGCGCGAGGCCACCCAGGACGTGCTCTCCGGCCTCACCCCGCGGGAGGCCAAGGTGCTGCGCATGCGCTTCGGCATCGACATGAACACCGACCACACCCTCGAGGAGGTCGGCAAGCAGTTCGACGTCACCCGCGAGCGCATCCGCCAGATCGAGGCCAAGGCCCTGCGCAAGCTGCGTCACCCCAGCCGCTCCGAGCAACTGCGCTCCTTCCTAGAGATCGAGAACAGCTGA
- the folB gene encoding dihydroneopterin aldolase, translating into MDTIFIRDLRVDTVIGIFDWERRIRQTISLDLEMATDIRKAAASDRIEDTLNYKAVAKRLIAFVEASEFQLVETLAERCAEIVREEFGVPWLRLTVNKTGAVRGARDVGVIIERGSREGG; encoded by the coding sequence ATGGATACCATTTTCATACGTGACCTGCGCGTCGACACCGTGATCGGCATCTTCGACTGGGAACGCCGCATCCGCCAGACCATCAGCTTGGATCTGGAAATGGCCACCGACATCCGCAAGGCGGCGGCCAGCGACCGCATCGAGGACACGCTCAACTACAAGGCCGTGGCCAAGCGTCTGATCGCCTTCGTCGAGGCCAGCGAGTTCCAGCTGGTGGAAACGCTGGCCGAGCGCTGCGCCGAGATCGTGCGCGAGGAGTTCGGCGTGCCCTGGCTGCGGCTCACCGTGAACAAGACCGGCGCGGTGCGCGGTGCGCGCGACGTGGGCGTCATCATCGAGCGCGGCAGCCGCGAGGGAGGTTGA
- the folK gene encoding 2-amino-4-hydroxy-6-hydroxymethyldihydropteridine diphosphokinase, which produces MARVHVSIGSNIDRERSVRQGVAGLREAFGPLTLSPVYETAAVGFEGDDFYNLVAGFDTDLSPQQVAQRLRAIEDAAGRDRSQPRFSPRTLDLDLLLYDDAVLQADGVHIPRDEILKYAFVLKPLADIAGSLRHPECGETYAALWARFQGDRDLRPVALELGD; this is translated from the coding sequence GTGGCGCGGGTGCATGTCAGCATCGGCAGCAACATCGACCGCGAGCGTTCGGTGCGCCAGGGCGTGGCCGGACTGCGCGAGGCCTTCGGTCCCCTGACCCTGTCGCCAGTCTATGAAACGGCCGCGGTCGGTTTCGAGGGCGACGACTTCTACAACCTGGTGGCCGGCTTCGACACCGATCTCTCCCCGCAGCAGGTCGCACAGCGGCTGCGCGCCATCGAGGACGCCGCCGGGCGCGACCGCAGCCAGCCGCGCTTCTCGCCGCGCACCCTGGACCTCGACCTGCTGCTCTACGATGACGCCGTGCTGCAGGCGGATGGCGTGCACATCCCGCGCGACGAGATCCTCAAGTACGCCTTCGTGCTCAAGCCGCTGGCCGACATCGCCGGCAGCCTCCGTCATCCCGAGTGCGGCGAAACCTACGCGGCGCTGTGGGCGCGCTTCCAGGGCGACCGTGATCTTCGGCCCGTCGCGCTCGAACTCGGCGACTGA
- a CDS encoding ATP-binding cassette domain-containing protein, translated as MSLLTLRNVSLALGGPPLLDGADLNLEKGERVCLVGRNGAGKSTLLRIIAGELAPDSGERRVGDGVRIARLAQAVPEDLTGRVYDRVADALGELAADLRDWHATSRRVAESGSDDALAHLARIQHRLEAGGGWNHAHRIEAVLSRLRLDPDAEVAQLSGGLKRRVLLARALVTEPDLLLLDEPTNHLDIEAIRWLEDFLVEFRGALLFITHDRAFLRRLATRIVELDRGRLRSWPGDYDRFLERREEALAAEAAENARQDRRLAEEEAWIRQGIKARRTRNEGRVRALERLREARRARRSCPGQARIRLQEAERSGRLVFEAEAVSLTLGNRTLIHGLSTRILRGDRVGIIGPNGVGKSSLIRLLLGELAPDSGRLRRGTGLEVAYFDQQRETLDPDASVLDNVAEGRDRIEIQGGTRHVMSWLRDFLFEPERARQPVRALSGGERNRLLLARLFARPCNLLVLDEPTNDLDMETLELLEERLLEFDGTLLLVSHDREFLDRVVTSTLAFEGNGEVREYVGGYSDWLRQRPAPPQSEPAKARPTADTTPAPRRRPDRKLSYREQRELAELPERIEALETEQGELHARLADPALYREQAERVAELRERLAAIERELEHCFRRWSELETRQTG; from the coding sequence ATGAGCCTGCTCACCCTTCGCAATGTTTCGCTCGCCCTCGGCGGCCCGCCGCTGCTGGACGGCGCGGACCTGAATCTGGAAAAGGGCGAGCGGGTGTGCCTGGTCGGTCGCAACGGTGCCGGCAAGAGCACGCTGCTGCGCATCATCGCCGGTGAACTGGCGCCCGACAGCGGCGAACGCCGGGTCGGGGACGGCGTGCGCATCGCCCGCCTGGCGCAGGCGGTGCCCGAAGACCTCACGGGCCGGGTGTACGACCGGGTCGCGGATGCCCTGGGCGAGCTGGCCGCGGACCTGCGCGACTGGCATGCCACCAGCCGGCGGGTTGCCGAGAGCGGTTCGGATGACGCGCTGGCGCACCTGGCGCGCATCCAGCACCGGCTCGAGGCGGGCGGAGGCTGGAACCACGCCCACCGCATCGAGGCGGTGCTGTCTCGCCTGCGGCTCGATCCCGATGCCGAGGTCGCGCAGCTCTCCGGCGGCCTGAAACGCCGTGTGCTGCTGGCACGCGCGCTGGTCACCGAGCCCGACCTGCTGCTGCTGGACGAGCCCACCAACCATCTCGACATCGAGGCCATCCGCTGGCTTGAGGACTTTCTGGTCGAGTTCCGCGGGGCACTCCTGTTCATTACCCACGACCGCGCCTTCCTGCGCCGGCTCGCCACGCGCATCGTCGAGCTGGACCGCGGCCGGCTGCGGAGCTGGCCCGGGGACTATGACCGTTTCCTGGAACGCCGCGAGGAAGCACTGGCCGCCGAGGCCGCCGAGAACGCGCGCCAGGATCGCCGCCTGGCCGAGGAGGAGGCCTGGATCCGCCAGGGCATCAAGGCCCGGCGGACCCGCAACGAGGGTCGGGTGCGTGCGCTGGAACGCCTGCGCGAGGCACGCCGTGCGCGCCGCAGCTGCCCGGGCCAGGCCCGCATCCGGCTGCAGGAGGCCGAGCGCAGCGGACGCCTGGTGTTCGAGGCCGAGGCGGTGTCGCTGACCCTGGGCAACCGCACCCTGATCCATGGGCTGAGCACCCGCATCCTGCGCGGCGACCGGGTCGGCATCATCGGCCCCAACGGTGTGGGCAAGTCCAGCCTGATCCGCCTGCTGCTGGGCGAACTGGCGCCCGACTCGGGCCGGCTGCGGCGCGGGACCGGACTGGAGGTGGCCTACTTCGATCAGCAGCGCGAGACCCTCGATCCCGATGCCAGCGTGCTCGACAATGTCGCCGAAGGTCGGGACCGCATCGAAATCCAGGGCGGCACCCGCCATGTCATGTCCTGGCTCCGCGACTTCCTGTTCGAGCCCGAGCGCGCCCGCCAGCCGGTGCGAGCCCTGTCGGGCGGCGAGCGCAACCGGCTGCTGCTGGCGCGCCTGTTCGCACGCCCCTGCAACCTGCTGGTCCTCGACGAACCGACCAACGATCTGGACATGGAGACCCTGGAGCTGCTGGAGGAACGCCTGCTCGAATTCGATGGCACCCTGCTGCTGGTCAGCCACGACCGCGAATTCCTCGACCGGGTGGTGACCAGCACGCTGGCATTCGAGGGCAATGGCGAGGTCCGTGAATACGTCGGCGGCTACAGCGACTGGCTGCGCCAGCGCCCCGCGCCGCCGCAGTCCGAGCCAGCAAAGGCGCGACCCACAGCCGACACCACGCCCGCACCTCGCCGCCGGCCCGATCGCAAGCTCTCCTACCGCGAACAGCGTGAACTCGCCGAACTGCCGGAACGCATCGAGGCGCTGGAAACCGAACAGGGCGAGCTGCATGCGCGGCTGGCCGATCCTGCGCTCTATCGCGAGCAGGCCGAGAGGGTCGCGGAACTGCGCGAGCGCCTGGCGGCCATCGAACGCGAACTGGAGCACTGCTTCCGGCGCTGGTCGGAACTGGAAACCCGCCAGACCGGTTGA
- the plsY gene encoding glycerol-3-phosphate 1-O-acyltransferase PlsY, with product MSQLIPWLVVVAGYLLGSIATAILVGRLLGVGDPRARGSGNPGATNMLRLGGRKAGALTLIGDMLKGLLAVLLARLLEQPVPVQAAAGFAAFIGHLYPVYFGFRGGKGVATALGVLLGLNWLVGLATIGTWLAVAFVSRISSLSALVASALAPFYLWWLAPEPVAVSLVAVMTVLLYWRHRSNIRNLVNGTEGKIGARN from the coding sequence ATGTCGCAACTGATCCCCTGGCTCGTCGTCGTCGCCGGTTATCTGCTCGGCTCCATCGCCACCGCCATCCTGGTCGGCCGCCTGCTGGGTGTGGGCGATCCGCGCGCCCGCGGGTCCGGCAACCCCGGCGCCACCAACATGCTGCGTCTCGGCGGCCGCAAGGCCGGGGCGTTGACCCTGATCGGCGATATGCTCAAGGGCCTGCTCGCGGTGCTGCTGGCGCGCCTGCTGGAGCAGCCCGTCCCGGTGCAGGCGGCGGCCGGTTTCGCCGCCTTCATCGGCCACCTGTATCCGGTCTATTTCGGCTTCAGGGGCGGCAAGGGCGTGGCCACCGCGCTGGGGGTGCTGCTGGGACTGAACTGGCTGGTCGGCCTGGCCACCATCGGCACCTGGCTGGCGGTGGCCTTCGTCAGCCGCATCTCCTCGCTCTCGGCCCTGGTGGCCAGTGCGCTGGCGCCCTTCTATCTGTGGTGGCTGGCGCCGGAGCCGGTGGCGGTGAGCCTGGTCGCCGTCATGACGGTGCTGCTGTACTGGCGGCATCGTTCCAACATCCGCAATCTCGTCAACGGTACGGAAGGAAAGATCGGCGCGCGGAACTGA
- the tsaD gene encoding tRNA (adenosine(37)-N6)-threonylcarbamoyltransferase complex transferase subunit TsaD: MRVLGIESSCDETGLALYDSERGLLAHALHSQIAVHAEFGGVVPELASRDHVRKLLPLMRQVIDEAGVSVRELDGVGYTAGPGLIGALLVGAAVGRSLAWSLGVPAVGVHHMEGHLLAPMLEADPPAFPFVALLVSGGHTLLVEVAGVGRYRVLGESLDDAVGEAFDKTAKLLGLPYPGGPALARLAEAGDPGRFRFPRPMTDRPGLDFSFSGLKTFALNTWQGCAQTDADRADIARAFEEAVVDTLAIKCRRALEQTGLSALVVAGGVGANRRLRERLARLAAERGARLHFPRPEFCTDNGAMIAFAASCRLAAGETAPLAVEAQARWSLESLAAVP, encoded by the coding sequence ATGCGGGTCCTCGGCATCGAAAGCTCCTGTGACGAAACCGGGCTGGCGCTCTACGACAGCGAGCGCGGCCTGCTGGCGCACGCCCTGCACAGCCAGATCGCGGTTCACGCCGAGTTCGGCGGCGTGGTGCCCGAGCTGGCGTCGCGTGACCATGTCCGAAAACTGCTTCCACTGATGCGGCAGGTCATTGATGAAGCAGGGGTTTCCGTCCGGGAGCTGGACGGCGTCGGCTATACCGCCGGGCCGGGCCTGATCGGTGCGCTGCTGGTCGGGGCCGCGGTGGGGCGCTCGCTGGCCTGGAGTCTGGGCGTGCCCGCGGTCGGCGTGCACCATATGGAAGGCCACCTGCTGGCGCCGATGCTGGAGGCCGATCCGCCGGCCTTCCCCTTCGTGGCGCTGCTGGTCTCGGGCGGGCACACGCTGCTGGTCGAGGTCGCGGGCGTCGGGCGCTACCGGGTGCTGGGGGAGTCGCTGGACGACGCCGTGGGCGAGGCCTTCGACAAGACCGCCAAGCTGCTGGGCCTGCCCTATCCCGGCGGACCGGCCCTGGCCCGGCTGGCCGAGGCCGGCGATCCCGGACGTTTTCGTTTCCCGCGCCCCATGACCGACCGCCCCGGACTGGATTTCAGCTTCTCCGGTCTCAAGACCTTTGCCCTCAATACCTGGCAGGGCTGCGCGCAGACCGACGCCGACCGTGCCGACATCGCCCGCGCCTTCGAGGAGGCCGTGGTCGACACCCTGGCCATCAAGTGCCGCCGCGCCCTGGAGCAGACCGGCCTGTCGGCGCTGGTGGTCGCCGGCGGCGTCGGTGCCAACCGACGGCTGCGCGAGCGGCTGGCACGGCTCGCTGCGGAGCGGGGCGCGCGGCTGCACTTTCCGCGGCCCGAGTTCTGCACCGACAACGGCGCCATGATCGCCTTTGCCGCCAGCTGCCGGCTGGCCGCGGGCGAGACGGCGCCGCTGGCCGTCGAGGCACAGGCGCGCTGGTCGCTGGAATCGCTGGCGGCGGTTCCTTGA